Proteins encoded by one window of Pseudomonas coleopterorum:
- the glyA gene encoding serine hydroxymethyltransferase, producing the protein MFSKEDQIKGYDDVLLAAMNAEDQRQEDHIELIASENYTSKRVMEAQGSGLTNKYAEGYPGKRYYGGCEHVDKVEQLAIDRAKQLFGADYANVQPHSGSQANAAVYLALLQAGDTVLGMSLAHGGHLTHGAKVSFSGKLYNAVQYGIDTDTGLIDYDEVERLAVEHQPKMIIAGFSAYSKTLDFARFREIADKVGAYLFVDMAHVAGLVAAGLYPNPIPFADVVTTTTHKTLRGPRGGLILARANEALEKKFNAAVFPGGQGGPLMHVIAAKAVCFKEALEPEFKTYQQQVIDNAQAMAGVFVERGYDVVSGGTDNHLFLVSLIRQGLTGKDADAALGRAHITVNKNAVPNDPQSPFVTSGLRIGTPAVTSRGFKVAQCTELAGWICDILDNLGDADVEANVARHVTALCSDFPVYR; encoded by the coding sequence ATGTTCAGCAAAGAAGATCAGATCAAGGGCTATGACGACGTCCTGCTGGCGGCCATGAACGCCGAGGATCAGCGTCAGGAAGACCATATCGAACTGATCGCCTCGGAAAACTACACCAGCAAGCGCGTGATGGAGGCCCAGGGCAGTGGCCTCACCAACAAGTACGCCGAAGGCTATCCAGGCAAGCGCTACTACGGTGGCTGCGAGCATGTGGACAAGGTCGAGCAACTGGCCATCGATCGCGCCAAGCAGCTGTTCGGCGCCGACTATGCCAACGTCCAGCCCCACTCCGGTTCCCAGGCCAACGCCGCCGTCTACCTGGCGCTGCTGCAGGCTGGCGACACCGTGCTGGGCATGAGCCTGGCCCACGGCGGTCACCTGACCCACGGCGCCAAGGTCAGCTTTTCCGGCAAACTCTACAACGCCGTTCAGTACGGCATCGACACCGACACCGGTCTGATCGACTACGACGAGGTCGAGCGCCTGGCCGTCGAGCACCAGCCGAAGATGATCATCGCCGGCTTCTCGGCCTACTCCAAGACCTTGGATTTCGCCCGGTTCCGCGAGATCGCCGACAAGGTCGGTGCCTACCTGTTCGTCGACATGGCCCACGTGGCCGGACTGGTTGCCGCCGGCCTGTACCCCAACCCGATTCCGTTCGCCGACGTGGTCACCACCACCACCCACAAGACCCTGCGTGGCCCACGTGGCGGCCTGATCCTGGCCCGTGCCAACGAAGCCCTGGAAAAGAAATTCAACGCCGCCGTTTTCCCCGGCGGTCAAGGTGGCCCGCTGATGCACGTGATCGCCGCCAAGGCGGTGTGCTTCAAGGAAGCGCTGGAGCCTGAATTCAAGACCTACCAGCAGCAGGTCATCGACAACGCCCAGGCCATGGCCGGGGTGTTCGTCGAGCGCGGCTACGATGTGGTCTCCGGCGGCACCGATAACCACCTGTTCCTGGTCAGCCTGATTCGTCAGGGCCTGACCGGCAAGGACGCCGATGCTGCCCTGGGGCGTGCCCACATCACCGTGAACAAGAACGCGGTGCCCAACGATCCGCAATCGCCCTTCGTGACCTCGGGCCTGCGCATCGGCACCCCGGCAGTCACCAGTCGTGGTTTCAAGGTGGCCCAGTGCACGGAGCTGGCCGGCTGGATCTGCGACATCCTCGACAACCTGGGCGATGCCGACGTCGAGGCCAACGTGGCCCGCCACGTGACGGCCCTGTGCAGCGACTTCCCGGTCTACCGCTGA
- a CDS encoding sarcosine oxidase subunit delta: MLNIFCPHCGELRSEEEFHCSGQAHIARPLDPGACTDAQWGEYMFFRNNPRGLQHELWIHAAGCRQYFNATRNTVTYEILETYRIGSQPQFVEKTIDETPQIASGDQP, encoded by the coding sequence ATGCTGAACATCTTCTGTCCACACTGTGGCGAGCTTCGCAGCGAAGAAGAATTCCACTGCTCGGGCCAGGCGCACATCGCCCGCCCGCTCGATCCAGGCGCGTGCACCGACGCGCAGTGGGGCGAGTACATGTTCTTCCGCAACAACCCGCGTGGCCTGCAGCACGAGCTGTGGATCCACGCCGCCGGTTGCCGCCAGTATTTCAATGCGACCCGCAACACGGTCACCTATGAAATCCTGGAAACCTATCGCATCGGCAGCCAGCCCCAGTTCGTCGAGAAGACTATCGACGAAACCCCTCAAATCGCCTCGGGAGATCAGCCATGA
- a CDS encoding sarcosine oxidase subunit beta family protein codes for MQRYSGFGLFKHSLSHHENWQRMWRTPTPKKVYDVVIVGGGGHGLATAYYLAKVHGITNVAVVEKGWLGGGNTARNTTIVRSNYLWDESAHLYEHAMKLWEGLSQDINYNVMFSQRGVYNLCHTLQDMRDSERRVSANRLNGVDGELLNGKQVAEEIPYLDCSKNTRYPIIGATVQRRGGVARHDAVAWGYARAADALGVDLIQQTEVIGFRKENGVCIGVETNKGFIGAKRVGVVTAGNSGHMAKLAGFRLPVESHPLQALVSEPIKPIIDSVIMSNAVHGYISQSDKGDLVIGAGIDGWVGYGQRGSYPIIEHTLQAIVEMFPVLSRVRMNRQWGGIVDTTPDACPIISKTPVPNMFFNCGWGTGGFKATPGSGHVFAASLATGEMHPLAKPFSIERFHNGALIDEHGAAAVAH; via the coding sequence ATGCAACGTTATTCTGGCTTCGGCCTCTTCAAGCACTCGCTCAGCCACCACGAAAACTGGCAGCGCATGTGGCGCACGCCGACCCCCAAGAAGGTCTACGACGTGGTCATCGTCGGCGGCGGTGGGCACGGTCTGGCCACTGCCTACTATCTGGCCAAGGTCCACGGCATCACCAACGTGGCAGTGGTCGAGAAGGGCTGGCTGGGCGGTGGCAATACCGCGCGCAACACCACCATCGTGCGTTCCAACTACCTGTGGGACGAGTCGGCGCACCTGTACGAGCACGCCATGAAACTCTGGGAAGGCCTGTCCCAGGACATCAACTACAACGTGATGTTTTCCCAGCGCGGCGTGTACAACCTGTGCCACACCCTGCAGGACATGCGCGATTCCGAGCGCCGCGTCAGCGCCAACCGCCTCAACGGCGTGGACGGCGAACTGTTGAACGGCAAGCAGGTGGCCGAAGAGATTCCCTACCTGGACTGCAGCAAGAACACCCGTTACCCGATCATCGGCGCTACCGTCCAGCGGCGTGGCGGCGTGGCCCGTCACGACGCCGTGGCCTGGGGCTATGCCCGTGCGGCCGACGCCCTGGGCGTGGACCTGATCCAGCAGACCGAAGTGATCGGTTTCCGCAAGGAAAACGGCGTGTGCATCGGTGTCGAAACCAACAAGGGTTTCATCGGCGCCAAGCGCGTCGGTGTGGTCACCGCCGGCAACTCCGGGCACATGGCCAAGCTGGCCGGCTTCCGTCTGCCGGTCGAGTCCCACCCTTTGCAGGCGCTGGTGTCGGAGCCGATCAAGCCCATCATCGACAGCGTGATCATGTCCAACGCCGTGCATGGCTACATCAGCCAGTCGGACAAGGGCGACCTGGTCATCGGCGCCGGTATCGACGGTTGGGTCGGCTACGGCCAGCGCGGTTCGTACCCGATCATCGAGCACACCCTGCAAGCCATCGTCGAGATGTTCCCGGTGCTCTCGCGCGTGCGCATGAACCGCCAGTGGGGCGGCATCGTCGACACCACGCCGGACGCCTGCCCGATCATCTCCAAGACCCCGGTGCCGAACATGTTCTTCAACTGCGGCTGGGGCACGGGGGGCTTCAAGGCCACGCCGGGCTCGGGCCATGTGTTCGCTGCCAGCCTGGCCACCGGTGAAATGCACCCGCTGGCCAAGCCGTTTTCCATCGAGCGCTTCCACAACGGCGCGCTGATCGACGAACACGGCGCTGCCGCCGTCGCCCACTAA